The following proteins come from a genomic window of Carassius carassius chromosome 10, fCarCar2.1, whole genome shotgun sequence:
- the LOC132152199 gene encoding uncharacterized protein LOC132152199, producing MAEQRHAGDGSQVHGPNDATSHQLGRMIMERLLSKLQDTMSRLPLDLDYLQFLCSHELLFISSVYDQISVPEELLGELSTLKNTVDRHIDNNNEPVTALEVEFGVKGPPKFIISREHLQYLVNMQLSVPCIAELLGVSTRTIKRRLTEYGISLKDTYSKITDEELDNLVRSIKAKSPHLGHRMMKGHLQALGHRVPWTRVWDSMHRVDSAGILARITQLRCVVRRTYSVKGPLHVVHIDTNHKLIRYGLVIFGAIDGYSRKIMYLGPATDNKASTALGFFLQSVERHGFPLRVRGDQGVENVEIARCMFSVRGCGRGSYISGKSVHNQRIERLWRDIWMAVTNIYYDVLHSLEEEGLLEPTNSLHLFCCQFVFLPRLQASLDSFTSGWNNHPLRTESNRSPDQLWEIGLLQNPVPPPVQSEIAQDDDSDWDTDSISDQPWTGIVVPPVECPLTEELKAQIQTFFNPTSHSQNYGRDKYLEVLNFVLLHS from the exons ATGGCAGAGCAGAGACATGCGGGTGATGGATCACAG GTCCATGGACCTAATGATGCCACAAGTCACCAGCTGGGAAGGATGATCATGGAAAGACTGCTATCCAAACTGCAGGATACAATGAGTCGCCTACCCCTAGATTTAGATTATTTGCAGTTTTTATGCAGTCATGAGCTTCTCTTCATTTCATCAGTCTATGATCAAATTTCAGTCCCAGAGGAACTCCTTGGTGAACTGTCAACCTTGAAAAACACAGTGGATAGGCATATTGACAATAACAATGAACCTGTTACTGCCCTTGAAGTGGAATTTGGAGTTAAGGGGCCCCCAAAGTTTATTATTTCCAGAGAACATCTTCAGTACCTAGTTAATATGCAGCTATCTGTTCCATGTATTGCCGAGCTTCTTGGTGTGTCAACAAGGACAATCAAACGTCGCCTCACTGAGTATGGCATTTCTCTAAAGGACACCTACAGTAAAATCACAGATGAAGAACTTGACAACCTAGTGAGGTCAATCAAAGCTAAAAGTCCACACCTAGGCCATAGAATGATGAAGGGACACTTACAAGCCTTGGGTCATCGTGTGCCATGGACAAGAGTTTGGGATTCCATGCATCGAGTGGACTCTGCTGGAATACTAGCAAGAATTACACAATTGAGATGTGTAGTCAGAAGGACTTATTCCGTCAAGGGCCCTCTTCATGTTGTTCACATAGACACAAACCATAAGCTGATAAG ATATGGCCTTGTGATATTCGGTGCCATTGATGGGTACTCCAGAAAg ATCATGTACCTTGGACCTGCAACCGATAACAAGGCATCCACTGCCCTCGGTTTCTTCCTTCAGTCAGTGGAGAGACATGGGTTTCCATTGAG agTTCGAGGAGACCAAGGAGTTGAAAATGTAGAGATTGCCAGATGTATGTTTTCTGTGCGTGGTTGTGGCAGGGGAAGCTACATCTCAGGAAAAAGCGTGCATAACCAGCG CATTGAGCGCCTTTGGCGTGACATATGGATGGCAGTTACAAACATCTATTATGATGTTTTGCACAGCCTTGAAGAGGAAGGATTACTAGAGCCAACCAACAGCCTTCACCTCTTTTGCTGTCAGTTTGTGTTCCTGCCTCGTCTCCAGGCCAGCCTTGACTCCTTTACTAGTGGGTGGAATAACCATCCTCTCCGCACAGAGAGTAATAGAAGCCCAGACCAGTTGTGGGAAATTGGACTCCTGCAAAACCCTGTCCCTCCTCCAGTCCAATCTGAG ATTGCACAAGACGACGACTCTGACTGGGACACAGACAGTATCTCTGACCAGCCGTGGACAGGAATTGTAGTTCCTCCAGTCGAATGCCCCTTAACTGAAGAACTTAAGGCccaaattcaaactttttttaaccCAACCTCACACTCTCAAAACTATGGAAGAGACAAGTATTTAGAAGTTTTGAATTTTGTTCTGCTTCATTCTTAA
- the LOC132152197 gene encoding uncharacterized protein LOC132152197 isoform X1 — MAEQRHAGDGSQREYSDVCTAAQNLIGLLTQSLGQIQSAQGQQQQPQQRQQPPAISQPRIEQDMARSFPGMFKKSKKKTPNPQIHVKATPWKPFAVSIYLMSSNTDTSPTPSEELELLQAGLGKRVITISSNVNHSDLCKLLEAEFPKMKSLTGGWLLYKAPGGNGRRKLTVVPPDSEGYTGSLLKMATTAGRTALYMVPLQDELCLDPLPFSAEEFAKMPKVECRTCKTTMPLPVLYLHVKSCGGCTQSANDETTEDDDDDVKVVGEITRAVTPTAPASTPTPTTSIQTCSPTPTTSFEDEGQCPICLDTFSQTELPMHASVCGDSILQTLDYESSPPCGTPVQQHQGPDMKCPDDVLRLLARRVDDSKDFKICVSRTDFYQRAMVQWQRQKRGTPGNTLRVTFLGEAGVDTGAIRKEFLSDLIGEIEKHLFEHRGHQRGKSPIYSLSNLENGFFKTAGEVFSVSLAQGGPAPRFLRPWCFDYLSSGDLDESTLTIDDVDDAELYNLIKKVEEEETDLSAWNDQIINCGFTGAIKPENKEAIIRSIVLHATLRLFPLLKQIRKGLEVYNFVDILENHSGLCHQFFVPDVDDDDKADADFIMQNILPKMSEKGSVRETYETAIINFLQDFLQEIESCEDNPDGDILPLTVPGVIQWLTGQGHKPLLMSELKEFKISLHFDHECMQRMPEHKICFPVVSACARKITFPTVHMGDYSSFKSVMLQAIQFDDGFNRI, encoded by the exons ATGGCAGAGCAGAGACATGCGGGTGATGGATCACAG AGAGAATATTCAGATGTCTGTACAGCTGCACAGAATTTAATAGGTCTTCTGACCCAAAGCCTTGGTCAGATTCAGTCAGCTCAGGGTCAGCAGCAGCAGCCACAACAACGACAGCAGCCTCCTGCTATTTCTCAGCCTCGAATAGAGCAGGATATGGCCAG aTCTTTTCCTGGGATGTTTAAAAAATCAAAGAAGAAAACTCCAAATCCACAAATACATGTGAAAGCCACACCTTGGAAACCATTTGCTGTTTCCATATATTTAATGAGCAGCAACACTGACACCTCACCCACACCTTCTGAAGAGCTTGAACTACTCCAGGCCGGACTAGGAAAACGGGTGATTACAATTTCATCCAATGTGAACCATTCGGAT ttatgCAAGCTCCTTGAAGCTGAATTTCCAAAGATGAAGTCACTTACTGGAGGGTGGTTACTTTATAAGGCACCAG GTGGGAATGGAAGAAGAAAGCTTACTGTTGTCCCTCCAGACTCAGAGGGTTATACAGGCAGCCTTCTCAAAATGGCTACCACCGCTGGAAGAACAGCACTGTATATGGTCCCTCTTCAAGATGAGTTATGTCTTGATCCACTGCCATTCTCAGCAGAAGAGTTTGCGAAGATGCCAAAGGTTGAGTGTCGTACTTGTAAAACCACAATGCCACTACCAGTTTTGTACTTGCATGTTAAATCTTGTGGTGGCTGCACACAGTCAGCTAATGATGAG ACtactgaagatgatgatgatgatgtaaaaGTAGTTGGTGAGATTACCAGAGCAGTTACCCCTACAGCCCCAGCTTCTACACCTACACCCACCACTTCAATACAAACTTGTTCTCCTACACCCACCACAAGTTTTGAG GATGAGGGACAGTGTCCCATTTGTTTAGACACATTTTCACAGACAGAGTTGCCCATGCATGCAAGTGTTTGTGGAGATAG TATATTACAGACACTGGATTATGAGAGCAGTCCTCCGTGTGGCACACCAGTACAGCAACACCAAGGCCCAGACATGAAATG TCCAGATGATGTATTGCGTTTGTTGGCAAGAAGGGTAGATGACAGCAAGGATTTCAAGATCTGTGTTTCTCGAACTGACTTCTATCAAAGAGCTATGGTGCAGTGGCAAAGACAAAAGAGAGGAACCCCGGGCAATACTTTGCGTGTAACATTTTTGGGGGAAGCAGGTGTTGACACAGGTGCCATTCGTAAGGAATTTCTTTCAG ATTTGATTGGTGAGATTGAGAAACACCTCTTTGAGCATAGAGGACACCAGAGAGGGAAGAGCCCCATCTACTCCCTAAGTAATCTGGAGAATGGATTTTTTAA gACTGCTGGAGAAGTGTTTTCGGTTAGTCTCGCTCAGGGTGGGCCTGCCCCCCGTTTCTTGAGGCCGTGGTGCTTTGATTATCTCTCATCTGGAGACTTGGATGAATCAACTCTCACTATAGATGATGTGGATGATGCTGAACtttataatttgattaaaaag GTGGAGGAAGAAGAAACCGATCTCTCTGCATGGAATGATCAAAtaattaactgtggttttactgggGCCATTAAACCTGAGAACAAAGAGGCCATAATAAG ATCAATTGTGCTGCATGCAACTCTACGTTTGTTCCCTTTGTTGAAGCAAATCCGAAAAGGTCTTGAAGTCTACAATTTCGTGGACATCCTGGAAAACCATTCAGGACTTTGCCACCAGTTCTTTGTCCCTGATGTGGATGATGATGATAAG gcTGATGCAGACTTCATCATGCAGAACATTCTTCCGAAAATGTCGGAGAAGGGATCAGTACGAGAGACTTATGAAACAGCTATAATCAACTTTCTGCAAGACTTTCTCCAAGAAATTGAAAGCTGTG AGGATAACCCTGACGGAGACATCCTGCCCTTAACTGTCCCCGGTGTTATACAATGGCTCACTGGCCAGGGACACAAACCTCTTCTAATGTCAGAACTTAAAGAATTCAAAATTTCTCTTCATTTTGACCATGAGTGTATGCAGAGGATGCCAGAACATAAAATATGCTTCCCAGTTGTAAGTGCCTGTGCcagaaaaattacatttcccaCAGTACACATGGGTGACTACAGTTCTTTTAAATCAGTCATGTTGCAAGCCATTCAGTTTGACGACGGTTTTAACAGAATTTAA
- the LOC132152197 gene encoding uncharacterized protein LOC132152197 isoform X2, whose product MKGRRVLLVTSSARAPDRVDRSKWQSRDMRVMDHRSFPGMFKKSKKKTPNPQIHVKATPWKPFAVSIYLMSSNTDTSPTPSEELELLQAGLGKRVITISSNVNHSDLCKLLEAEFPKMKSLTGGWLLYKAPGGNGRRKLTVVPPDSEGYTGSLLKMATTAGRTALYMVPLQDELCLDPLPFSAEEFAKMPKVECRTCKTTMPLPVLYLHVKSCGGCTQSANDETTEDDDDDVKVVGEITRAVTPTAPASTPTPTTSIQTCSPTPTTSFEDEGQCPICLDTFSQTELPMHASVCGDSILQTLDYESSPPCGTPVQQHQGPDMKCPDDVLRLLARRVDDSKDFKICVSRTDFYQRAMVQWQRQKRGTPGNTLRVTFLGEAGVDTGAIRKEFLSDLIGEIEKHLFEHRGHQRGKSPIYSLSNLENGFFKTAGEVFSVSLAQGGPAPRFLRPWCFDYLSSGDLDESTLTIDDVDDAELYNLIKKVEEEETDLSAWNDQIINCGFTGAIKPENKEAIIRSIVLHATLRLFPLLKQIRKGLEVYNFVDILENHSGLCHQFFVPDVDDDDKADADFIMQNILPKMSEKGSVRETYETAIINFLQDFLQEIESCEDNPDGDILPLTVPGVIQWLTGQGHKPLLMSELKEFKISLHFDHECMQRMPEHKICFPVVSACARKITFPTVHMGDYSSFKSVMLQAIQFDDGFNRI is encoded by the exons ATGAAGGGAAGGCGCGTCCTTCTTGTTACGTCATCAGCGCGAGCCCCAGACCGAGTGGATCGATCGAAATGGCAGAGCAGAGACATGCGGGTGATGGATCACAG aTCTTTTCCTGGGATGTTTAAAAAATCAAAGAAGAAAACTCCAAATCCACAAATACATGTGAAAGCCACACCTTGGAAACCATTTGCTGTTTCCATATATTTAATGAGCAGCAACACTGACACCTCACCCACACCTTCTGAAGAGCTTGAACTACTCCAGGCCGGACTAGGAAAACGGGTGATTACAATTTCATCCAATGTGAACCATTCGGAT ttatgCAAGCTCCTTGAAGCTGAATTTCCAAAGATGAAGTCACTTACTGGAGGGTGGTTACTTTATAAGGCACCAG GTGGGAATGGAAGAAGAAAGCTTACTGTTGTCCCTCCAGACTCAGAGGGTTATACAGGCAGCCTTCTCAAAATGGCTACCACCGCTGGAAGAACAGCACTGTATATGGTCCCTCTTCAAGATGAGTTATGTCTTGATCCACTGCCATTCTCAGCAGAAGAGTTTGCGAAGATGCCAAAGGTTGAGTGTCGTACTTGTAAAACCACAATGCCACTACCAGTTTTGTACTTGCATGTTAAATCTTGTGGTGGCTGCACACAGTCAGCTAATGATGAG ACtactgaagatgatgatgatgatgtaaaaGTAGTTGGTGAGATTACCAGAGCAGTTACCCCTACAGCCCCAGCTTCTACACCTACACCCACCACTTCAATACAAACTTGTTCTCCTACACCCACCACAAGTTTTGAG GATGAGGGACAGTGTCCCATTTGTTTAGACACATTTTCACAGACAGAGTTGCCCATGCATGCAAGTGTTTGTGGAGATAG TATATTACAGACACTGGATTATGAGAGCAGTCCTCCGTGTGGCACACCAGTACAGCAACACCAAGGCCCAGACATGAAATG TCCAGATGATGTATTGCGTTTGTTGGCAAGAAGGGTAGATGACAGCAAGGATTTCAAGATCTGTGTTTCTCGAACTGACTTCTATCAAAGAGCTATGGTGCAGTGGCAAAGACAAAAGAGAGGAACCCCGGGCAATACTTTGCGTGTAACATTTTTGGGGGAAGCAGGTGTTGACACAGGTGCCATTCGTAAGGAATTTCTTTCAG ATTTGATTGGTGAGATTGAGAAACACCTCTTTGAGCATAGAGGACACCAGAGAGGGAAGAGCCCCATCTACTCCCTAAGTAATCTGGAGAATGGATTTTTTAA gACTGCTGGAGAAGTGTTTTCGGTTAGTCTCGCTCAGGGTGGGCCTGCCCCCCGTTTCTTGAGGCCGTGGTGCTTTGATTATCTCTCATCTGGAGACTTGGATGAATCAACTCTCACTATAGATGATGTGGATGATGCTGAACtttataatttgattaaaaag GTGGAGGAAGAAGAAACCGATCTCTCTGCATGGAATGATCAAAtaattaactgtggttttactgggGCCATTAAACCTGAGAACAAAGAGGCCATAATAAG ATCAATTGTGCTGCATGCAACTCTACGTTTGTTCCCTTTGTTGAAGCAAATCCGAAAAGGTCTTGAAGTCTACAATTTCGTGGACATCCTGGAAAACCATTCAGGACTTTGCCACCAGTTCTTTGTCCCTGATGTGGATGATGATGATAAG gcTGATGCAGACTTCATCATGCAGAACATTCTTCCGAAAATGTCGGAGAAGGGATCAGTACGAGAGACTTATGAAACAGCTATAATCAACTTTCTGCAAGACTTTCTCCAAGAAATTGAAAGCTGTG AGGATAACCCTGACGGAGACATCCTGCCCTTAACTGTCCCCGGTGTTATACAATGGCTCACTGGCCAGGGACACAAACCTCTTCTAATGTCAGAACTTAAAGAATTCAAAATTTCTCTTCATTTTGACCATGAGTGTATGCAGAGGATGCCAGAACATAAAATATGCTTCCCAGTTGTAAGTGCCTGTGCcagaaaaattacatttcccaCAGTACACATGGGTGACTACAGTTCTTTTAAATCAGTCATGTTGCAAGCCATTCAGTTTGACGACGGTTTTAACAGAATTTAA